CCATTATTCAGAAGGAGCTCGGCCACTGGATCTACCCGGTCGGAGTCTTCGTTTACATGACGGGCCTGGCCTATGCACTGGCGTATGCGGTGCACGAGATCGGCCTCTGGCTGATCGGCACCTGACCGGTCCGGAGTTCTGTATGCAACTTGCCTTTCGTCGCTTTGAGGGCCCCGGCGCTCCTCTGATTATTCTGCATGGCCTTTTCGGTTCGAGCAAGAACTGGGCGACGCATGCAAAAGAGCTGAGCGCCTTTTATGATGTTTATACGGTCGATCACCGCAATCATGGCGACTCTCCCTGGAGCGACGAACATACGATGAAGGCGATGGTCGCCGATATCGTCGCCTTTCAAAACGAACAGATCAGGCGACCGGCCCTCTATCTCGGCCATTCGATGGGTGGCCTTGTGGCCATGGGAGCGGCCCTTCTGCATCCCGATCTTGTGAAGGCGCTCATCGTCGCCGACATCGCTCCGCGGGCCTACGAGCCGCATCATCAGCGTGAGTTTGCCGCTCTGCGAATCGACGTCTCTCAGATGGCGACGCGACAGGACGTCGATCGGGCCATGGCGGCGGTGCATCCCGAAGCGAGTGTGCGTCAGTTCTTACAGATGAATCTCGAACGTGAAGGCGACGGATTCCGCTGGAAGGTGAACGTCGATGCGCTTGAGAAGGCCGAGTATCTTGCGGAGTTTGATACCGTCTTCACGGCCCTCGATCAGACATACGGCGGCCCGGCTCTCTTTCTTGGCGGGCGCTCCTCTACTTACATAAGAGAACAGGATCATGCTCGCATTAAGGAGCTTTTTCCACACGCAGAGATTCGCGTTATCGACGGCGACCACTGGCTGCATTATTCGAACTATGCAGGGTTTATGCGCGAGGTAAGCGGCTTCTTGAAGCGGATTGCGTAAAGGGCCCGCTGGAAAAGTGCGAAGGCAGTATAGCGAATTGCTTGACAGAGCTGTAGTAGAAATCATGAACTTACCTTAGCCTGAGCTATCATTGCTACCCATGACACGATTGAAGCTTAAAAATTTCGGCCAGATAAGAGATGCAGAGGTTGCCTTCGGCGATCTTACTGTTCTTGTAGGTCCGCAGGCGACAGGCAAAAGTCTCTTCCTTCAGCTCCTCAAGTTGATTATTGACAAAAAATCAATTCATTCAGAATTGAGGATGAGAAACGTGATCTGGGATGGAGATCCAGAGGCCTTTTTGAATCTCTATTTTGGAGATGGGATGCACTCGATCTGGAATAAAAAGACAATAGTCCAGGTTGACAGTAAAAAACGAGAGCTAAACTTCTTTGCCCGACCATATGCATCCGCTACAGCGGAAGAACTCTTCTTCATTCCGGCTCAGCGCGTGATGAGTCTCAAGGAAGGGATGACGCAAACCTTTTCGGATTTCCGAGCAGGAGACCCTTA
This region of Leptonema illini DSM 21528 genomic DNA includes:
- a CDS encoding alpha/beta fold hydrolase: MQLAFRRFEGPGAPLIILHGLFGSSKNWATHAKELSAFYDVYTVDHRNHGDSPWSDEHTMKAMVADIVAFQNEQIRRPALYLGHSMGGLVAMGAALLHPDLVKALIVADIAPRAYEPHHQREFAALRIDVSQMATRQDVDRAMAAVHPEASVRQFLQMNLEREGDGFRWKVNVDALEKAEYLAEFDTVFTALDQTYGGPALFLGGRSSTYIREQDHARIKELFPHAEIRVIDGDHWLHYSNYAGFMREVSGFLKRIA